The proteins below come from a single Nocardioides eburneiflavus genomic window:
- a CDS encoding ABC transporter permease subunit, with the protein MADLRDTINSQKDPDADGPSRFGFTKPGRDGIPALLVKVLFLGVVIGTAIALTPALVGERSWTFLTGIWLITAVLVATYATGRALPAKYLVPGTLMLALFVVYPIVLTAQTSFTNYGDGTRNDKQTTVDRIVGSSVVRSDDSPQYNLTIATDGDPASGPFTYFLVPQDDPETVFEGTEEGLEEDPGGVTVDNGRVTAVEGYTVLDIRQISAAADALDEIAVPTDSGSFIVRDGTSEAFEGAPTLVYDEDADTITDTTSDTVYTAEQQGDREFFVDEDGQRLSDQSWTANVGTRNYERIFTDSRISSSFFGIFVWTVVFATFSVVGTFLLGLFFAIALNDPRVRGQKVYRALLILPYAIPGFISLLLWSSFYNQDFGLINDITGLNVNWFGGATTAKIAVLLTNLWMGFPYMFLVSTGALQAIPEELKEAATIDGAGGVAGFRRITLPLLLVTVAPLLVATFAFNFNNFGAIFLLTGGGPFTPDNPSAGGTDILISYTYRLAFGAGGVQIGFAAAVSVVLFVVTGLIAALQFRATRSLEDVN; encoded by the coding sequence ATGGCGGACCTGCGCGACACGATCAACAGCCAGAAGGACCCCGACGCGGACGGGCCGTCCCGCTTCGGCTTCACCAAGCCAGGCCGCGACGGGATCCCCGCGCTCCTCGTCAAGGTCCTCTTCCTCGGCGTCGTCATCGGCACCGCGATCGCCCTCACGCCGGCCCTGGTCGGCGAGCGCTCCTGGACGTTCCTGACCGGCATCTGGCTGATCACCGCCGTCCTGGTCGCGACCTACGCCACCGGTCGTGCGCTTCCCGCCAAGTACCTCGTGCCCGGCACCTTGATGCTGGCGCTGTTCGTGGTCTACCCGATCGTCCTGACGGCCCAGACCTCCTTCACCAACTACGGCGACGGCACGCGCAACGACAAGCAGACGACGGTCGACCGCATCGTCGGCTCGTCGGTCGTGCGGTCCGACGACTCCCCGCAGTACAACCTCACCATCGCCACCGACGGCGACCCCGCGTCGGGACCCTTCACCTACTTCCTGGTCCCGCAGGACGACCCGGAGACCGTCTTCGAGGGCACCGAGGAGGGTCTTGAGGAGGATCCCGGCGGCGTCACCGTCGACAACGGCCGGGTCACCGCGGTCGAGGGCTACACCGTGCTCGACATCCGCCAGATCAGTGCCGCCGCCGACGCCCTCGACGAGATCGCCGTCCCCACCGACAGCGGCAGCTTCATCGTCCGCGACGGCACGAGCGAGGCCTTCGAGGGTGCCCCCACGCTCGTCTACGACGAGGACGCCGACACGATCACCGACACCACCAGCGACACCGTCTACACGGCCGAGCAGCAGGGTGACCGGGAGTTCTTCGTCGACGAGGACGGCCAGCGCCTGTCCGACCAGTCGTGGACGGCCAACGTCGGGACGCGCAACTACGAGCGGATCTTCACCGACAGCCGCATCAGCAGCAGCTTCTTCGGCATCTTCGTGTGGACGGTGGTCTTCGCGACGTTCTCCGTGGTCGGCACCTTCCTGCTCGGCCTGTTCTTCGCCATCGCGCTCAACGACCCGCGGGTCCGGGGCCAGAAGGTCTACCGGGCGCTGCTGATCCTCCCCTACGCGATCCCGGGCTTCATCTCGTTGCTGCTCTGGTCGAGCTTCTACAACCAGGACTTCGGCCTCATCAACGACATCACCGGCCTCAATGTCAACTGGTTCGGCGGGGCGACGACAGCCAAGATCGCGGTGCTGCTGACCAACCTCTGGATGGGCTTCCCCTACATGTTCCTCGTCAGCACCGGCGCCCTCCAGGCCATCCCGGAGGAGCTGAAGGAGGCGGCGACGATCGATGGTGCGGGTGGCGTGGCCGGGTTCCGGCGGATCACGCTCCCGCTGCTGCTCGTCACGGTGGCCCCCCTGCTGGTCGCCACGTTCGCCTTCAACTTCAACAACTTCGGCGCCATCTTCCTGCTCACCGGTGGTGGTCCCTTCACCCCCGACAACCCGAGCGCGGGCGGCACCGACATCCTGATCAGCTACACCTACCGCCTCGCGTTCGGTGCCGGCGGCGTGCAGATCGGGTTCGCCGCCGCCGTCTCGGTGGTGCTGTTCGTCGTCACCGGACTGATCGCCGCGCTGCAGTTCCGTGCCACCCGCTCGCTCGAGGATGTGAACTGA
- a CDS encoding sugar ABC transporter permease: MTDVQGPLAGATVVTDRRRRRRGDPAPKVKMSAGRWFREIGWRHLVGVLAVVWALFPVSYLISAALNPLGNVVTSTLVPQTFSLTNFTQLLDEQPYGTWARNSIIVCVVVVFVQLLFSALAAYAFSRFRFKGRRGGLLALLLIQMFPQFLAAVALYLMFTDLGAVIPAIGLDTLAGYILMMCGGSLGQVWLIKGFFDSIPMSLDEAAMIDGASHVQVFFRIILPLVRPILAVCGLLVFVGTIGEFLMASIFLRDSGNKTLATGLYGLIDADRSNNLGVFAAGSILTAIPVVLLFLYLQRFIVGGITAGGVKG, from the coding sequence ATGACCGATGTCCAGGGACCGCTCGCCGGCGCCACCGTCGTGACCGACCGCAGGCGTCGACGACGCGGCGACCCCGCGCCGAAGGTCAAGATGAGCGCCGGACGCTGGTTCCGCGAGATCGGCTGGCGCCACCTCGTCGGCGTCCTCGCGGTGGTGTGGGCGCTCTTCCCGGTCTCCTACCTGATCTCGGCCGCGCTCAACCCGCTGGGCAACGTGGTCACCTCCACGCTCGTCCCGCAGACGTTCAGCCTGACCAACTTCACCCAGCTCCTCGACGAGCAGCCCTACGGCACGTGGGCCCGCAACAGCATCATCGTGTGCGTGGTCGTGGTCTTCGTCCAGCTGCTGTTCAGCGCGCTGGCGGCGTACGCCTTCAGCCGGTTCCGCTTCAAGGGCCGCCGGGGCGGCCTGCTGGCGCTGCTGCTGATCCAGATGTTCCCGCAGTTCCTCGCCGCGGTCGCGCTCTACCTGATGTTCACCGACCTCGGGGCGGTCATCCCCGCGATCGGCCTGGACACCCTGGCCGGCTACATCCTGATGATGTGCGGCGGCTCGCTGGGCCAGGTGTGGCTCATCAAGGGCTTCTTCGACTCGATCCCGATGTCGCTCGACGAGGCGGCGATGATCGACGGCGCCAGCCACGTGCAGGTCTTCTTCCGCATCATCCTGCCGCTCGTGCGGCCGATCCTCGCGGTCTGCGGACTGCTGGTCTTCGTCGGCACGATCGGCGAGTTCCTGATGGCGTCCATCTTCCTGCGCGACTCCGGCAACAAGACCCTCGCGACCGGCCTCTACGGACTGATCGACGCCGACCGGTCCAACAACCTCGGCGTCTTCGCCGCCGGCTCGATCCTCACCGCGATCCCGGTGGTTCTCCTCTTCCTCTACCTCCAGCGCTTCATCGTCGGCGGCATCACCGCCGGCGGCGTGAAGGGCTGA
- a CDS encoding alpha-amylase family glycosyl hydrolase has protein sequence MASAPHPLDPHHDGSPTYVDGAGARLGDEVTLRVRVPRTADGSPGASRVVLRAVRDGEPAVSNAEQVSEDAAGTWWEVRLRLVNRVTSYRFLVSRGPSDYRWLTATGVHARDVADAGDFRISTDHLLPDWVADEIGYQVFPDRFGRTETGASVPDWAIPCEWDQPVVHKGPDVPFQWYGGTLDGVAEHLDLLDLLGATLLYLTPVFEAWSTHRYDAVSFDRVDPLLGGDEALERLAKAVHDHGLRLVGDLTTNHTGEHHDWFERALADPSSPERDFYRFSDDYEHGYAAWLDIPSLPKLDHTSAEMARRLYAGPDSVVAHWLRRGLDGWRVDVANMTGRFGGDDLAHQVAQEIRRTIHDVSPDAWLLAEHGHDATADLTGPGWHGTMDYAGFTRPLWCWLNGGAPDGEGLPHGLDYLGLPVDIPVLPASAAVATMREVHGSIPWTAWQGSTMHLDSHDTPRFRTVTGGGTDGGVDRDGRGRDLHLVGLALQMTMPGVPVVFMGDELGLTAVDGEHARTPYPWDHSETWDRPTLDAYRHWIALRREHVALRRGGMRWLHAGEDAMTFLREHPDQTLLVHAVRRPCAPVDLPAHALGPEAVLTTLAGVAAEVRDGTLTLPGEPGVSVHVVG, from the coding sequence GTGGCCAGTGCCCCGCACCCGCTCGACCCACACCACGACGGCTCCCCGACGTACGTCGACGGCGCCGGCGCCCGCCTCGGCGACGAGGTGACCCTGCGCGTACGCGTGCCACGCACGGCCGACGGCTCGCCCGGCGCGAGCCGGGTGGTGCTGCGCGCCGTGCGCGACGGCGAGCCCGCGGTCAGCAACGCCGAGCAGGTCTCCGAGGACGCGGCCGGGACGTGGTGGGAGGTCCGCCTGCGGCTGGTCAACCGGGTGACGTCCTACCGCTTCCTGGTCTCCCGCGGCCCGTCGGACTACCGCTGGCTCACCGCGACCGGCGTGCACGCGCGCGACGTCGCCGACGCCGGCGACTTCCGCATCAGCACCGACCACCTGCTGCCCGATTGGGTCGCCGACGAGATCGGCTACCAGGTCTTCCCCGACCGCTTCGGCCGCACCGAGACCGGCGCCTCCGTCCCGGACTGGGCCATCCCGTGCGAGTGGGACCAGCCGGTGGTGCACAAGGGTCCAGACGTCCCGTTCCAGTGGTATGGCGGCACCCTCGACGGCGTCGCCGAGCACCTCGACCTGCTCGACCTGCTGGGCGCGACCCTGCTCTACCTCACCCCCGTCTTCGAGGCCTGGTCCACCCACCGCTACGACGCCGTCTCCTTCGACCGCGTCGACCCGCTCCTCGGCGGCGACGAGGCGCTCGAGCGCCTGGCGAAGGCCGTCCACGACCACGGCCTGCGCCTGGTCGGCGACCTCACCACCAACCACACCGGCGAGCACCACGACTGGTTCGAGCGCGCGCTCGCCGACCCGTCGTCGCCGGAGCGCGACTTCTACCGCTTCTCCGACGACTACGAGCACGGCTATGCCGCGTGGCTCGACATCCCGAGCCTGCCCAAGCTCGACCACACGTCGGCCGAGATGGCGCGCCGGCTCTATGCCGGCCCCGACTCGGTGGTGGCCCACTGGCTGCGTCGCGGCCTCGACGGCTGGCGCGTCGACGTCGCCAACATGACGGGCCGCTTCGGTGGCGACGACCTCGCCCACCAGGTCGCGCAGGAGATCCGGCGCACCATCCACGACGTGTCGCCCGACGCCTGGCTGCTCGCCGAGCACGGCCACGACGCGACCGCCGACCTCACCGGCCCCGGCTGGCACGGGACGATGGACTACGCCGGGTTCACCCGCCCGCTGTGGTGCTGGCTCAACGGCGGCGCCCCCGACGGCGAGGGCCTGCCGCACGGGCTCGACTACCTCGGCCTCCCGGTCGACATCCCCGTCCTGCCCGCATCGGCGGCGGTCGCCACCATGCGCGAGGTGCACGGGTCGATCCCGTGGACGGCCTGGCAGGGCTCCACGATGCACCTCGACTCCCACGACACCCCGCGGTTCCGCACGGTCACGGGCGGCGGCACCGACGGCGGCGTCGACCGCGACGGTCGTGGACGCGACCTGCACCTGGTCGGGCTGGCGCTGCAGATGACGATGCCCGGCGTGCCGGTGGTCTTCATGGGCGACGAGCTCGGCCTGACCGCGGTCGACGGCGAGCACGCCCGTACGCCCTACCCGTGGGACCACTCCGAGACGTGGGACCGGCCGACGCTCGACGCCTACCGGCACTGGATCGCGCTGCGTCGCGAGCACGTCGCGCTGCGCCGCGGCGGGATGCGCTGGCTGCACGCCGGCGAGGACGCGATGACCTTCCTGCGCGAGCACCCCGACCAGACGCTGCTGGTGCACGCCGTACGCCGCCCGTGCGCGCCGGTCGACCTCCCCGCGCACGCCCTGGGCCCCGAGGCCGTTCTCACCACGCTCGCGGGGGTCGCGGCCGAGGTGCGCGACGGCACGCTCACCCTCCCCGGCGAGCCCGGCGTCTCCGTCCACGTCGTCGGGTGA
- a CDS encoding VIT1/CCC1 transporter family protein, whose translation MEIGTDEEPQHFHDELGDHVGTRLNWLRAAVLGANDGIVSTAGVVMGVAGATDDGGTIVLAGIAALTAGALSMGAGEYVSVSTQRDSEKSILHLEATELRQMPQTEERELAEMYVQKGLSRETAEQVARELTEHDALRAHADIEFGIDPDNLTNPWHAAWASMLAFTVGALLPLLVVAFVPDGLRVLVTVLSVVLALALTGFVSARIGLSPRLPAVLRNVGGGVLAMGVTYLIGMYAGVHL comes from the coding sequence ATGGAGATCGGTACGGACGAGGAGCCCCAGCACTTCCACGACGAGCTGGGCGACCACGTCGGCACGCGCCTCAACTGGCTGCGCGCCGCGGTCCTGGGAGCCAACGACGGCATCGTGTCGACGGCGGGCGTGGTCATGGGAGTCGCGGGCGCGACGGACGACGGCGGCACGATCGTGCTCGCCGGCATCGCGGCCCTGACCGCCGGCGCGCTGAGCATGGGCGCCGGGGAGTACGTCTCGGTCAGCACCCAGCGCGACTCCGAGAAGTCGATCCTCCACCTCGAGGCGACCGAGCTGCGGCAGATGCCGCAGACCGAGGAGCGCGAGCTCGCCGAGATGTACGTCCAGAAGGGCCTCTCCCGGGAGACGGCCGAGCAGGTCGCGCGCGAGCTCACCGAGCACGACGCGCTGCGCGCCCACGCCGACATCGAGTTCGGCATCGACCCCGACAACCTCACCAACCCCTGGCACGCGGCGTGGGCCTCGATGCTCGCCTTCACCGTGGGCGCGCTCCTGCCGCTGCTCGTCGTGGCGTTCGTCCCCGACGGTCTGCGCGTGCTCGTCACGGTGCTCAGCGTGGTCCTTGCCCTGGCGCTCACCGGCTTCGTCAGCGCCCGGATCGGGCTGAGCCCCCGGCTGCCCGCGGTCCTGCGCAACGTCGGCGGCGGTGTGCTCGCGATGGGCGTGACGTACCTCATCGGCATGTACGCCGGGGTGCACCTCTGA
- a CDS encoding acyl-CoA dehydrogenase family protein encodes MKREIYDEDHEAFRASVKQFLDREVTPHLETYADRHGLDRDFWLAAGKQGFLGLEIPDEFGGSEAGDYRFNAVLTEELAKVNMTLPSCVGIHADITVPYLVHLTDDEQKARWLPGCASGEIITAIGMTEPGGGSDLANLKTTAVRDGDDWIINGSKTFITNGGSADIVLVAARTAPEKKAKGISLFAIDTTLEGFSVGRVLDKVGQDESDTAELAFEDVRVSGADLVGPLDTGFISMMQFLPQERLGSAITNLAHAKQILEETVQYAKDRQAFGQPIGAFQNTQFLLADLVTRVDVTQAFVDQCVIAHTKKELTPVDAAKAKWWTSQVQNDVIDHCVQVHGGYGYMNEYRVARAWRDARVTKIWAGSNEIMKMLIGRDLGL; translated from the coding sequence ATGAAGCGTGAGATCTACGACGAGGACCACGAGGCCTTCCGCGCCTCGGTCAAGCAGTTCCTGGACCGCGAGGTCACCCCGCACCTCGAGACCTATGCCGACCGCCACGGCCTCGACCGCGACTTCTGGCTGGCCGCCGGCAAGCAGGGCTTCCTCGGCCTCGAGATCCCCGACGAGTTCGGCGGCTCCGAGGCCGGCGACTACCGCTTCAACGCGGTGCTGACCGAGGAGCTGGCCAAGGTCAACATGACCCTGCCCAGCTGCGTCGGCATCCACGCCGACATCACGGTGCCCTACCTGGTCCACCTCACCGACGACGAGCAGAAGGCGCGGTGGCTGCCGGGCTGTGCGTCCGGCGAGATCATCACCGCCATCGGCATGACCGAGCCCGGCGGCGGCTCGGACCTCGCCAACCTCAAGACCACCGCCGTGCGTGATGGCGACGACTGGATCATCAACGGGTCCAAGACCTTCATCACCAACGGCGGCTCCGCCGACATCGTCCTCGTCGCGGCGCGCACCGCCCCGGAGAAGAAGGCCAAGGGCATCTCGCTCTTCGCCATCGACACCACCCTCGAGGGCTTCAGCGTCGGGCGCGTGCTCGACAAGGTCGGCCAGGACGAGTCCGACACCGCCGAGCTCGCCTTCGAGGACGTGCGCGTCTCGGGTGCCGACCTCGTCGGTCCGCTCGACACCGGCTTCATCTCGATGATGCAGTTCCTGCCGCAGGAGCGACTCGGCTCGGCCATCACCAACCTGGCCCACGCCAAGCAGATCCTCGAGGAGACGGTCCAGTACGCCAAGGACCGCCAGGCCTTCGGCCAGCCGATCGGCGCCTTCCAGAACACCCAGTTCCTGCTCGCCGACCTGGTCACCCGCGTGGACGTGACCCAGGCCTTCGTCGACCAGTGCGTCATCGCGCACACCAAGAAGGAGCTGACCCCGGTCGACGCGGCGAAGGCCAAGTGGTGGACCTCGCAGGTCCAGAACGACGTCATCGACCACTGCGTCCAGGTCCACGGCGGCTACGGCTACATGAACGAGTACCGCGTGGCCCGCGCCTGGCGCGACGCCCGGGTCACCAAGATCTGGGCCGGCTCCAACGAGATCATGAAGATGCTGATCGGGCGCGACCTGGGTCTGTAG
- a CDS encoding LacI family DNA-binding transcriptional regulator, whose translation MTIRLSEIAERSGVSISTVSRVLNERPGVSQQTRRQVLTAIDVLGYDRPVRLRARAGGLVGLVLPELENPFFPRLAHHLEVNLSRTGLSPVLCSQTLGGVHEDDYVAILMEHSVAGIVFVSGVHALVDSDPARYQRLMDLGLPIVLVNGALAGLDAPCVSTDDVAAIELAVQHLEHMGHRRIGAALGQMRYLPAQRKRQAFIDAVTRRGLVPAGLDAADLVESTTYNVQGGQQAAERLLDLGVTGIVCGSDVMALGVVRAARARGLRVPEDLSVVGSDDSQMMEFADPPLTTVRQPAEALAQAASQEIAEQIAGSRPRAGEVLHRPELVVRGSTAAAPPGSGSPGPG comes from the coding sequence GTGACCATCAGGCTGAGCGAGATCGCCGAGCGCTCCGGAGTGAGCATCAGCACCGTCAGCCGCGTCCTCAACGAGCGGCCCGGCGTGAGCCAGCAGACCCGCCGCCAGGTCCTGACCGCGATCGACGTGCTCGGCTACGACCGGCCCGTACGCCTGCGCGCGCGGGCCGGCGGTCTGGTCGGGCTGGTGCTCCCGGAGCTCGAGAACCCGTTCTTCCCGCGCCTGGCGCACCACCTCGAGGTCAACCTGTCCCGGACGGGACTGTCGCCGGTGCTGTGCAGCCAGACCCTCGGAGGCGTGCACGAGGACGACTACGTGGCGATCCTGATGGAGCACTCCGTCGCCGGCATCGTCTTCGTCTCGGGGGTGCACGCCCTGGTCGACAGCGATCCCGCGCGCTACCAGCGCCTGATGGACCTCGGCCTGCCGATCGTCCTGGTCAACGGAGCGCTCGCCGGCCTGGATGCTCCCTGCGTGTCGACCGACGACGTGGCCGCGATCGAGCTGGCGGTGCAGCACCTCGAGCACATGGGCCACCGCCGCATCGGCGCGGCCCTCGGCCAGATGCGCTACCTCCCCGCCCAGCGCAAGCGGCAGGCCTTCATCGACGCCGTGACGCGGCGCGGCCTGGTGCCCGCGGGCCTCGACGCGGCGGACCTGGTCGAGTCGACGACCTACAACGTCCAGGGCGGGCAGCAGGCGGCCGAACGCCTTCTCGACCTGGGCGTCACCGGCATCGTGTGCGGCTCGGACGTGATGGCGCTCGGCGTGGTCCGGGCCGCACGGGCCCGCGGCCTGCGGGTGCCCGAGGACCTGTCGGTGGTCGGCAGCGACGACAGCCAGATGATGGAGTTCGCCGACCCGCCGCTGACCACCGTGCGACAGCCGGCCGAGGCGCTCGCCCAGGCGGCGAGCCAGGAGATCGCCGAGCAGATCGCCGGGTCCCGGCCGCGCGCGGGCGAGGTGCTCCACCGTCCCGAGCTGGTGGTGCGCGGCTCGACCGCCGCCGCGCCACCCGGGTCCGGGAGCCCCGGTCCCGGCTGA
- a CDS encoding sugar ABC transporter substrate-binding protein, with the protein MRRFARTLGPVAVAVLALTAAGCGGGSGSSSESSGSESTSSPSAEGGDGGGDADLLVWTDSLKIDAVKEVAEAFGESNGITVKVQAISEDLQGNFVTADAAGNGPDVVVGAHDWIGNLVQNGAIEPLNLTPDELSGYSEKAVQATTYDGKLYGVPYGIEALALYRNADVVPDEPASMDEAIAAGEKAVQAGDVDSALNLPVGELGDAYHMEPILTSFGGYIFAYDEGTGYDAQDVGIGKEGSVKAAQEISRLAKAKVLRTSISGDNSIALFTSGKAAFLVSGPWALADVKKAGFEYAIQPVPGFEGQEAAEPFMGAQAFMVAANGKNKDIAQEFVNNGVNSEESMMTLFEGTQLPPAMTAVQDQVDDPDLTVFTEAANAAAPMPAIPAMASVWEPLGKAYSAIVSGKDPVTTIKSAGDTINKNIADAG; encoded by the coding sequence ATGCGCAGATTCGCCCGCACCCTCGGCCCGGTGGCCGTTGCCGTGCTCGCCCTCACCGCCGCTGGCTGCGGCGGTGGCTCCGGCTCGAGCTCCGAGTCGTCAGGATCCGAGTCCACCTCGAGCCCGAGCGCCGAGGGCGGGGACGGCGGCGGTGACGCCGACCTCCTGGTCTGGACCGACTCGCTCAAGATCGACGCCGTCAAGGAGGTCGCCGAGGCCTTCGGCGAGTCCAACGGCATCACCGTCAAGGTGCAGGCCATCTCCGAGGACCTCCAGGGCAACTTCGTGACCGCGGACGCGGCCGGCAACGGGCCCGACGTGGTCGTCGGAGCCCACGACTGGATCGGGAACCTCGTCCAGAACGGCGCCATCGAGCCGCTCAACCTGACCCCCGACGAGCTGTCCGGCTACTCCGAGAAGGCCGTGCAGGCCACGACGTACGACGGCAAGCTCTACGGCGTGCCCTACGGCATCGAGGCCCTCGCCCTCTACCGCAACGCCGACGTCGTCCCCGACGAGCCGGCCAGCATGGACGAGGCCATCGCGGCCGGCGAGAAGGCCGTCCAGGCCGGGGACGTCGACTCCGCGCTCAACCTCCCGGTCGGCGAGCTCGGCGACGCGTACCACATGGAGCCGATCCTGACCTCGTTCGGCGGCTACATCTTCGCCTACGACGAGGGCACCGGCTACGACGCCCAGGACGTCGGCATCGGCAAGGAGGGCTCGGTCAAGGCCGCCCAGGAGATCTCCCGCCTCGCGAAGGCCAAGGTGCTGCGCACCTCCATCAGCGGTGACAACTCGATCGCGCTGTTCACCAGCGGCAAGGCCGCGTTCCTCGTCTCGGGTCCGTGGGCCCTCGCCGACGTCAAGAAGGCCGGTTTCGAGTACGCCATCCAGCCGGTGCCCGGCTTCGAAGGCCAGGAGGCCGCTGAGCCGTTCATGGGGGCGCAGGCGTTCATGGTCGCCGCCAACGGCAAGAACAAGGACATCGCGCAGGAGTTCGTCAACAACGGCGTCAACAGCGAGGAGTCGATGATGACCCTCTTCGAGGGCACCCAGCTCCCGCCCGCCATGACCGCCGTGCAGGACCAGGTCGACGACCCCGACCTGACCGTCTTCACCGAGGCCGCCAACGCGGCCGCCCCGATGCCCGCCATCCCGGCCATGGCGTCGGTGTGGGAGCCGCTCGGCAAGGCGTACTCCGCCATCGTCAGCGGCAAGGACCCGGTCACCACGATCAAGTCCGCCGGCGACACCATCAACAAGAACATCGCCGACGCAGGCTGA
- a CDS encoding phosphotransferase family protein, protein MSTHSLERLRAAGYLVTHEVGRGMEGVVAALDEERVVKVWDRRPRAEVDRLRAFYDAVHDGLVAAGVRLAVPRILDVGEVEGLVVTVHPLLPGRAEVAAGPGPVVEVLAGLSQVPVHPDMALLPVPDGERPFDPAVPFGVSMAELVLRRAVLLGDLLPDGVADRMAEALRSVPPVPPRLVHGDLGPVHVLLDGGRPVGLLDFGYVSTLGDPAFDAAVTACLQDMFGPGAAAATAALDDLVVRRFGHDPAVLVLYRAAYGLVTASCLAGHPGRHLDWCLDLIETWAGA, encoded by the coding sequence GTGAGCACCCACTCGCTCGAGCGGCTGCGCGCCGCCGGCTACCTGGTCACGCACGAGGTCGGGCGCGGGATGGAGGGCGTCGTGGCCGCGCTCGACGAGGAGCGGGTGGTCAAGGTCTGGGACCGACGCCCGCGCGCCGAGGTGGACCGGCTGCGCGCCTTCTACGACGCGGTCCACGACGGCCTGGTGGCGGCCGGCGTACGGCTCGCCGTGCCGCGCATCCTCGACGTCGGGGAGGTCGAGGGGCTCGTGGTGACCGTCCACCCCCTGCTGCCCGGACGCGCGGAGGTCGCCGCCGGTCCGGGGCCGGTCGTGGAGGTCCTGGCGGGCCTGTCGCAGGTCCCCGTCCACCCCGACATGGCGCTGCTGCCGGTGCCGGACGGCGAGCGACCGTTCGACCCCGCGGTGCCGTTCGGGGTCTCGATGGCCGAGCTGGTCCTGCGTCGTGCGGTGCTCCTGGGTGACCTGCTGCCCGACGGGGTCGCCGACCGGATGGCGGAGGCGCTGCGGTCGGTGCCGCCCGTGCCGCCGCGCCTCGTGCACGGCGACCTCGGTCCGGTGCACGTCCTGCTCGACGGCGGCCGGCCGGTGGGGCTGCTCGACTTCGGCTACGTCTCCACGCTCGGCGACCCGGCCTTCGACGCGGCGGTGACCGCCTGCCTCCAGGACATGTTCGGCCCCGGCGCGGCCGCGGCGACGGCGGCCCTCGACGACCTCGTCGTACGCCGCTTCGGCCACGACCCCGCGGTGCTGGTGCTCTACCGCGCGGCGTACGGCCTCGTCACGGCGAGCTGCCTGGCCGGTCACCCGGGCCGGCACCTCGACTGGTGCCTGGACCTGATCGAGACGTGGGCGGGCGCCTGA
- the thpR gene encoding RNA 2',3'-cyclic phosphodiesterase, protein MTRMFVAAVPPEDAVADLDGFLAVRRDAAAYRWTVPEQWHLTLAFTEDVPDRSLDDLEVRLERAARRRRPVRLRLAGGGAFPHPDRARVLFARLDTDDAGRTELDRLATGCRAAMAKAGARVDGQRFRAHLTLARLGGPDNVTSWVRLLDGYEGPEWELDEVALVASHLGEGPRRRPRHEVVGTYALG, encoded by the coding sequence ATGACGCGCATGTTCGTAGCGGCGGTGCCGCCGGAGGACGCCGTCGCCGACCTCGACGGGTTCCTGGCGGTGCGCCGCGACGCGGCGGCGTACCGCTGGACCGTGCCGGAGCAGTGGCACCTGACCCTCGCCTTCACCGAGGACGTCCCCGACCGGTCGCTCGACGACCTCGAGGTGCGGCTCGAGCGGGCTGCCCGCAGACGCCGCCCGGTGCGGTTGCGACTCGCCGGCGGCGGCGCCTTCCCGCACCCGGACCGGGCGCGCGTGCTCTTCGCACGGCTCGACACCGACGACGCCGGCCGCACCGAGCTCGACCGGCTGGCCACCGGTTGCCGCGCTGCGATGGCGAAGGCCGGCGCGCGGGTCGACGGGCAGCGCTTCCGCGCGCACCTCACGCTCGCCCGGCTCGGGGGCCCTGACAACGTCACGTCGTGGGTGCGGCTCCTCGACGGCTACGAGGGACCCGAGTGGGAGCTCGACGAGGTCGCCCTGGTGGCGTCCCACCTCGGCGAGGGACCGCGTCGACGACCGCGCCACGAGGTGGTCGGGACGTACGCCCTCGGCTGA